Proteins from a single region of Rhea pennata isolate bPtePen1 chromosome 6, bPtePen1.pri, whole genome shotgun sequence:
- the MPP4 gene encoding MAGUK p55 subfamily member 4 — MKEKMEVPTICSQDNGLSHVLTLVLQELSLLCKRDVNGVGMLYDLLRSRWLQALLKIYECLHHYLGKRPVPVTVQACLLNQEVMELLREAPQSREIKELKRLLRAPHLKALLSAHDTVAQKDFEPTLPPLPDNIPENEEAMRIVCLVKNKQPLGATIKRHEITGDITVARVIHGGLADRSGLLYAGDKLVEVNGVPVEGLEPEQVINILALSEGTIMFKLIPVSDRPVSNQTTLYVRAMADYWPLQDPAIPCADAGLPFKKGEILQIVDQNDAFWWQARKVSDLSACAGLIPSNHLLRRKQREFWWSQPLQPHFCLKSSILSTVEEEDDMQIDEKCVETDEEAFESEELKEEEEEFGESGQQVFIAGFRRSMRLCRRKSRTNQQSCYAQCSSSCYSTLVAPYEEVVRYQRHPADRNRLIVLVGPAGVGVNELRRRLITSNPQQFQSAVPHTTRVQKSYEMNGREYHYVSKETFENMVYAHRMLEYGEYKGFLYGTSVDAVRTVLDEGKICVIDLEPQGIQVARTHELKPYIIFIKPSSISCMRQSRKNARIITDYYVNMKFKEEDLQEMEDSAKKMEIQFGQFFDQVIVNDDLQEASAQLLSAVYRAQDEPQWVPAVWICSDTQT, encoded by the exons atgaaggaaaagatgGAGGTGCCAACAATCTGCAGCCAAGATAATG GTTTATCTCATGTTCTGACTCTAGTGCTACAAGAACTGAGTTTGCTCTGTAAAAGAGATGTCAATGGCGTTGGCATGTTATATGACCTGCTCAGATCTCGCTGGCTGCAAGCACTCTTAAAG ATCTATGAGTGCCTCCATCACTATCTTGGAAAAAGACCAGTTCCTGTCACAGTGCAAGCGTGTTTGTTGAATCAAGAG GTGATGGAGTTACTGCGTGAAGCCCCCCAGTCCAGAGAGATCAAAGAGCTAAAGCGACTTCTGAGAGCTCCACACCTAAAG GCCTTGTTATCTGCTCACGATACTGTGGCCCAGAAAGATTTTGAACCAACTCTTCCACCACTGCCAGATAACATACCTGAGAATGAGGAAGCTATGAGGATTGTCTGCTTAGTGAAAAACAAGCAGCCTCTG GGTGCCACCATTAAACGCCATGAGATAACAGGTGACATAACAGTTGCCCGTGTGATCCATGGTGGACTAGCAGACAGAAGTG GGTTGCTGTATGCTGGAGACAAATTGGTGGAAGTAAACGGAGTTCCTGTTGAGGGACTTGAGCCAGAGCAAGTTATTAATATTCTG gCCCTGTCTGAGGGGACAATTATGTTCAAATTAATTCCAGTTTCTGATCGGCCTGTCAGTAACCAAACAACA CTATACGTGCGAGCAATGGCAGACTACTGGCCTTTGCAGGATCCTGCCATACCTTGTGCTGATGCAGgtttgccttttaaaaaggGTGAAATACTCCAGATCGTGGACCAGAATGATGCTTTTTGGTGGCAGGCCAGAAAAGTTTCAGATCTCAGTGCCTGTGCTGGACTCATACCCTCAAATCATCTTCTTAGAAG GAAGCAGCGAGAATTCTGGTGGTCTCAGCCTCTTCAGCCCCATTTCTGCCTCAAATCATCAATAT TAAGCACTGTAGAAGAAG AGGATGACATGCAGATTGATGAAAAGTGTGTGGAAACAG atgaagaagCATTTGAATCTG AAGAGCTTAAAGAAG AAGAGGAGGAATTTGGTGAATCTGGTCAACAAGTCTTTATTG CTGGTTTTCGTAGAAGTATGCGCCTGTGTCGCAGAAAATCCCGGACTAACCAGCAGTCATGTTATGCTCAGTGCTCCAGCAGCTGTTACAGCACTCTTGTAGCTCCATATGAGGAGGTGGTTAGGTACCAGCGGCACCCAGCAGACCGGAACAGACTAATTGTACTAGTGG GTCCTGCAGGAGTTGGAGTGAACGAGCTAAGGCGAAGGCTTATTACAAGTAACCCACAACAGTTCCAGAGTGCTGTACCTC ATACCACTCGTGTTCAGAAGAGTTATGAAATGAATGGTCGTGAGTATCACTATGTATCAAAGGAAACTTTTGAAAACATGGTGTATGCCCACAG AATGCTGGAATATGGGGAGTACAAAGGGTTCCTATATGGTACCAGTGTTGATGCGGTACGAACAGTCCTTGATGAAGGGAAGATCTGTGTAATAGATTTAGAACCACAG GGCATCCAAGTAGCCCGAACTCATGAATTAAAGCCCTACATTATATTCATCAAGCCCTCAAGCATAAGCTGTATGAGACAGTCTCGTAAAAACGCAAGAATAATTACAGATTACTACGTAAACATGAAATTCAAG GAAGAAGATTTACAAGAGATGGAAGATTCGGCtaagaaaatggaaatccaGTTTGGTCAGTTCTTTGATCAAGTGATTGTGAATGATGATTTACAGGAAGCGTCTGCGCAGCTGCTATCGGCTGTCTACCGTGCACAGGACGAGCCCCAATGGGTCCCTGCAGTATGGATATGCTCAGACACTCAGACGTAA